In Arthrobacter citreus, a single genomic region encodes these proteins:
- a CDS encoding pyridoxal phosphate-dependent aminotransferase, producing the protein MKLAKRVSALTPSTTLAITAKAKEMKDQGIDVIGLGAGEPDFNTPIEIIEEAYSAMLKGQTKYTPSNGLPALRKAVCDKLLNDQGLTYSPGEVVVTNGAKHALYTLFQAILDPGHEVIIPTPYWVSYPEQVILAEGVPVFIEGYEHQQFKVTPEQIEAAITENTKAIIINSPSNPTGMIYSEQELKAIGDICLKHDILIVSDEIYEKLVYDGAKHVSIASLSPELKEQTIIINGVSKSHSMTGWRIGYAVGNKEIIDAMTNLASHSTSNPTTMAQIATIKAYELGDGPVEEMRVAFEDRLNKTFERLVSIPGFSCVKPSGAFYLFPNVTEAAKMAGYQNVDEFSTELLQKANVAVIPGSGFGSPDNIRLSYATSQVQLDKALDRIEQFMKASIPS; encoded by the coding sequence ATGAAACTAGCAAAAAGAGTAAGTGCACTAACACCATCTACAACATTAGCTATTACAGCAAAAGCAAAAGAGATGAAAGATCAAGGAATTGATGTAATCGGTTTAGGCGCAGGCGAACCTGATTTTAATACACCTATTGAAATTATTGAAGAAGCTTATTCAGCAATGCTTAAGGGTCAAACAAAATATACTCCTTCAAACGGCTTACCGGCTTTAAGAAAAGCAGTTTGTGATAAATTATTAAATGATCAAGGATTAACATATTCTCCTGGAGAGGTTGTCGTTACAAATGGTGCTAAACACGCACTTTACACACTTTTCCAAGCAATTTTAGATCCGGGACATGAAGTAATTATTCCGACTCCATACTGGGTAAGTTATCCTGAGCAAGTAATATTAGCAGAGGGTGTGCCAGTATTTATTGAAGGATACGAGCACCAACAATTTAAAGTAACACCTGAACAAATTGAAGCTGCAATTACTGAAAATACAAAAGCGATCATTATAAATTCACCAAGTAATCCTACTGGTATGATTTATTCTGAGCAAGAGTTAAAAGCAATCGGAGATATTTGTTTAAAACATGATATTTTAATCGTTTCCGATGAGATCTATGAAAAATTAGTATATGATGGTGCAAAGCATGTTTCAATTGCTTCATTAAGCCCTGAACTTAAAGAGCAAACGATCATTATCAATGGTGTATCAAAATCTCACTCAATGACTGGATGGAGAATTGGGTATGCTGTAGGTAATAAAGAAATAATCGATGCAATGACAAATCTAGCTAGTCACTCAACTTCAAATCCTACTACAATGGCACAAATCGCAACGATTAAAGCATATGAACTAGGTGATGGACCAGTTGAAGAAATGAGAGTAGCATTTGAAGATCGTTTAAATAAAACTTTTGAACGCTTAGTTTCAATTCCTGGATTTAGCTGTGTTAAACCTAGCGGTGCGTTTTATTTATTCCCAAATGTGACTGAAGCTGCTAAAATGGCTGGTTATCAGAATGTAGATGAGTTCTCTACAGAGTTACTTCAAAAAGCTAATGTTGCTGTAATTCCTGGTTCTGGATTCGGTTCACCTGATAATATTCGCTTATCTTATGCAACATCACAAGTGCAGTTGGATAAAGCATTAGATCGTATTGAGCAATTTATGAAAGCAAGTATCCCAAGCTAA
- a CDS encoding penicillin-binding protein, giving the protein MAKEYSSRQERKQMEKPPTEKPKKREGLWKKITLTILTLAVLCILGGVGAFYYLVSDAPALDESKLKVPLSSKILDRDGNVIAELGTEQRTKVSYNEIPKVVEDAFIATEDVRFYKHKGVDIRRVLGAVLANITGGFGSQGGSTITQQVVKNSFLSPQKTIKRKVQEWYLAFQLEQKYSKQQILEMYLNKVYFSNGLKGRGVYGVAKASETYFSKDLSKITLPEAATLAGMVQSPNNYNPAKHPAQSQARRNVVLSQMKKYGYITKEQYAKSSAIPMKKLVKLHESEQTKYQAFIDVVVDEVEKYGDANVNTDGLTIETTLDPKAQAKADEIINRGSEFYPSDAFQTGFVLTDTNTGEIKAVGAGRNTTTGGLNFATDIKRQPGSTIKPILDYGPAIQDLKWSTNHQLVDEPYQYSDGTPIRNADKSYRGKLSIRQALIGSRNIPALKTMQAVGLDKSREFGNGLGFNFQKDSFYESHAIGGFTGVSAMQMAGAYAAFGNGGVYIKPHAVTKIIYQDKTEKVLAPEPKQAMSDYTAYMITDMLRDVVKAPGGTGGRANVPGLDMAGKTGTTNYPQEVKDKYGFPSNATRDSWFVGYTPDVTVAVWTGYEKNQEDHYLSKTSTNIAKYIARDMLSATGDRSSEFHKPSSVVNVQDELYIRGEKMDDLPTPDTLDPAKSVTAKYDEKSSSISLNWQYASDLLASTTFEVSYDINGVKGETQKINGTSAIINGIVPGKTVKITIIATNGETKSAPVTVTVDLTTTVDETTPPADNNGDGNGTDNGNGTDNGNGTDNGNGTGNGDGSGNGNGNGNGNGNGNGNGNGNGNGNGNGNGNGNGNGNGNGNGNGNGNGNGNGTGNGDGTGTGSGDGTGTGNGDGTGDGNGTGGNGDGSTNPTTPPTTPDPNKPSKPGSNQTSFNTDSYSNNRFNKLERNIIA; this is encoded by the coding sequence ATGGCAAAAGAGTATAGTTCACGACAAGAACGAAAACAGATGGAAAAGCCTCCAACAGAAAAACCAAAAAAACGTGAAGGTTTATGGAAAAAGATTACTTTAACAATATTGACATTAGCAGTACTTTGTATACTTGGAGGTGTTGGAGCGTTTTATTATTTAGTAAGTGACGCACCTGCACTAGATGAATCAAAATTAAAAGTACCTCTATCTTCAAAGATTTTAGATAGAGATGGGAATGTCATTGCTGAATTAGGAACTGAACAAAGAACAAAAGTTTCATATAACGAGATTCCTAAAGTAGTAGAGGATGCATTTATTGCAACAGAGGACGTACGCTTTTATAAGCATAAAGGTGTTGATATTCGCCGTGTACTTGGAGCTGTATTAGCAAATATTACAGGTGGATTTGGATCTCAAGGCGGTAGTACGATTACACAACAAGTTGTCAAAAATTCATTCTTATCACCACAAAAAACAATTAAACGAAAAGTTCAGGAATGGTACTTAGCATTCCAACTTGAACAAAAATATTCTAAGCAGCAAATTTTAGAAATGTATTTAAATAAAGTTTATTTCTCAAATGGTTTAAAAGGTCGAGGAGTTTACGGTGTAGCAAAAGCAAGTGAAACTTATTTTAGTAAAGATTTATCAAAAATTACGTTACCTGAAGCAGCTACACTTGCTGGTATGGTTCAAAGTCCAAATAACTACAACCCGGCAAAACACCCAGCTCAATCACAAGCTAGAAGAAATGTTGTTTTAAGCCAAATGAAGAAATATGGTTATATTACAAAAGAGCAATACGCGAAATCTTCAGCAATACCGATGAAAAAATTAGTTAAGCTTCATGAAAGTGAGCAAACAAAATATCAGGCATTCATTGATGTAGTTGTCGATGAAGTTGAAAAATATGGCGATGCCAACGTAAATACCGATGGTTTAACAATCGAAACTACGCTTGACCCAAAAGCTCAAGCTAAAGCAGATGAAATCATTAATCGTGGCTCTGAATTTTATCCAAGTGATGCTTTTCAAACTGGTTTTGTGTTAACTGATACTAATACAGGTGAAATTAAAGCTGTAGGTGCAGGTAGAAACACAACAACTGGCGGCCTGAACTTTGCAACAGATATTAAAAGACAACCTGGTTCTACGATCAAACCAATTTTAGATTACGGACCTGCAATTCAAGATTTAAAATGGTCTACTAATCATCAGCTAGTTGATGAACCATATCAATATTCAGATGGGACCCCTATCCGAAACGCTGATAAATCATATAGAGGTAAATTATCAATTCGTCAAGCATTAATCGGTTCAAGAAATATACCGGCTCTGAAAACAATGCAGGCAGTTGGTTTAGATAAATCACGTGAGTTTGGTAATGGACTTGGATTTAACTTCCAAAAAGATAGTTTTTATGAGTCTCATGCAATTGGTGGATTCACTGGTGTATCTGCAATGCAAATGGCTGGTGCATATGCAGCCTTTGGTAATGGCGGTGTTTACATAAAGCCACATGCAGTTACAAAAATAATTTATCAAGACAAAACTGAAAAAGTATTAGCTCCTGAACCAAAACAAGCTATGAGCGACTACACTGCATATATGATTACTGATATGCTACGTGATGTTGTTAAAGCTCCAGGAGGTACTGGTGGTAGAGCAAACGTACCTGGCCTTGATATGGCAGGTAAAACTGGTACGACAAACTACCCTCAAGAAGTAAAAGATAAATATGGCTTCCCTTCAAACGCTACTCGTGATAGTTGGTTTGTTGGTTATACACCAGATGTTACTGTAGCTGTATGGACTGGATATGAGAAAAATCAAGAAGATCATTATTTAAGTAAAACTTCAACAAATATCGCTAAATATATTGCAAGAGATATGTTATCCGCTACAGGTGATCGTTCTTCTGAGTTTCATAAACCAAGTTCAGTTGTAAACGTTCAAGATGAATTATACATTCGTGGAGAAAAAATGGATGACTTACCAACTCCAGATACATTAGATCCTGCTAAAAGTGTTACTGCAAAATATGATGAAAAATCAAGCAGTATTTCATTAAATTGGCAATATGCTTCTGATCTACTTGCTTCTACAACTTTTGAAGTGAGCTATGATATAAATGGTGTCAAAGGTGAAACTCAAAAAATTAATGGTACATCTGCAATAATTAATGGAATTGTACCAGGTAAAACAGTAAAAATTACAATTATCGCAACAAATGGTGAAACAAAGAGTGCCCCAGTTACTGTGACAGTCGATTTAACAACGACTGTAGATGAAACTACCCCACCAGCTGATAATAACGGTGATGGTAATGGTACTGATAACGGCAATGGCACAGACAATGGAAATGGTACGGATAACGGAAATGGTACTGGCAACGGAGATGGCTCTGGTAACGGGAACGGAAACGGGAACGGAAACGGAAACGGAAACGGTAACGGTAACGGTAACGGGAACGGTAACGGGAACGGGAATGGAAACGGTAACGGGAACGGGAATGGAAACGGTAATGGTAATGGAAACGGTAATGGTAATGGAAACGGCACTGGTAACGGAGATGGTACTGGCACTGGTAGCGGAGATGGTACTGGCACCGGTAACGGAGATGGCACTGGTGACGGTAATGGAACGGGTGGTAATGGTGATGGAAGTACAAATCCAACAACACCTCCGACAACTCCGGACCCAAATAAACCATCAAAACCAGGTTCGAATCAGACTTCATTTAATACCGATTCATATTCTAATAATCGATTTAATAAGTTGGAACGTAATATTATTGCATAA
- a CDS encoding DUF2515 family protein, which produces MNANHESWKGFIKNRREEHILSQDEANLIELIKKETTKFNADNISRTIAYQDYFFRLNEVEWSLLASMVSRNAGYNMTDLANQIFMNGLSEKQRKQLFITYERANWIIFLDAFPQLLLFEYSKMNNKPLFYLLKYFSVSAFMEIEWEKYWTDRDKKRLVYSLIINEQNMIERPVIQNKFFKNEVFNTIAFKLQEQLKLSYVIFPTNSGELYGLAVYQFEDLTKRIQIGRQLYSILFHQDLNNGFINFAKQTNHTGSRSDYESLVGIANSNNPKLRDVYPIIPHKRSVEDDWYSNSKILTEWYENEEIINGDSFKESFLIKQELLSSLLKLKGLFQ; this is translated from the coding sequence ATGAATGCAAACCATGAAAGCTGGAAGGGTTTTATAAAAAATAGACGAGAAGAACACATTTTATCACAAGATGAAGCTAATCTAATTGAATTAATAAAAAAAGAAACAACCAAATTTAATGCAGATAATATCTCGAGAACTATCGCATATCAGGATTACTTTTTTAGACTAAATGAGGTAGAGTGGTCTTTACTTGCAAGCATGGTATCCCGAAATGCAGGCTATAACATGACGGATCTAGCAAACCAAATTTTTATGAATGGCCTAAGTGAAAAACAAAGAAAACAGCTCTTCATAACGTATGAGCGAGCAAATTGGATTATTTTTTTAGATGCATTTCCACAATTACTTCTATTTGAATATTCAAAAATGAATAATAAACCTTTATTTTATTTGTTAAAATATTTTTCAGTATCGGCCTTTATGGAAATAGAATGGGAGAAATATTGGACAGATCGAGATAAAAAAAGACTCGTCTACTCGTTAATTATTAATGAACAAAATATGATTGAAAGACCAGTAATACAAAATAAATTTTTTAAAAATGAAGTTTTTAATACTATCGCATTTAAACTTCAAGAGCAATTAAAATTAAGTTATGTAATATTCCCAACAAACAGTGGAGAGCTATATGGACTTGCTGTTTACCAATTTGAAGATTTAACAAAGCGGATTCAAATTGGTAGACAATTATATTCAATCTTATTTCATCAAGACTTAAATAATGGGTTTATTAATTTTGCTAAACAAACGAATCATACTGGCAGTAGAAGTGATTATGAGAGTCTAGTTGGCATTGCCAACTCAAACAATCCTAAGTTAAGGGATGTCTATCCGATCATTCCACATAAGCGTTCAGTAGAAGATGACTGGTATTCTAATAGTAAAATTTTAACCGAATGGTATGAAAATGAAGAAATAATAAATGGAGATAGTTTTAAAGAATCATTTTTAATAAAACAAGAACTGTTGAGTTCATTATTAAAATTGAAAGGGTTATTCCAATGA
- the recU gene encoding Holliday junction resolvase RecU has protein sequence MTIMYPNRRNNVVQKTQENSETQVKSSNTYSNRGMSLEDDLNASNTYYLANNIANIHKKPTPVQIVKVDYPKRSAAVIREAYFKQPSTTDYNGVYKGKYIDFEAKETNNKTSFPLQNFHLHQIEHMENVLNHGGISFVILKFSLYNEIYFMKATDILTFWKRQTNGGRKSISREECKEFGTLLKSSYPIIVPYLKCIDELFEV, from the coding sequence ATGACAATAATGTACCCAAATCGAAGAAATAATGTAGTTCAAAAAACCCAAGAAAATAGTGAGACACAAGTAAAATCTAGCAATACATATAGTAATCGTGGAATGTCCCTTGAAGATGATTTAAATGCTTCTAATACGTATTATTTAGCAAATAACATCGCAAACATACATAAGAAACCAACACCTGTACAAATCGTTAAAGTAGATTATCCAAAAAGAAGCGCAGCAGTTATTCGAGAGGCTTATTTTAAGCAACCGTCTACAACTGACTATAATGGCGTTTATAAGGGGAAATACATTGACTTTGAAGCCAAGGAAACAAATAATAAGACTAGTTTTCCTTTGCAAAATTTCCATTTACACCAAATTGAGCATATGGAAAATGTGTTAAATCATGGTGGAATATCGTTTGTCATATTAAAATTTTCATTATATAATGAAATTTATTTTATGAAAGCTACTGATATTCTTACCTTTTGGAAAAGGCAAACAAATGGTGGAAGAAAGTCAATTTCTAGAGAAGAATGCAAAGAGTTTGGAACATTACTAAAATCAAGTTATCCAATAATTGTTCCTTACTTAAAATGTATCGATGAACTTTTTGAAGTTTAA
- the dinG gene encoding ATP-dependent DNA helicase DinG, translating to MNKFVVVDLETTGNNNRGQDRIIQIAAFLLESGEVIEQFSSFINPNMAIPAFISELTGISDEMVLHAPQFEQIADELYPMFQDAYFVAHNVHFDLTFLQKEFERIGLPKISPLALDTVELTRILFPTLTSYKLSDLAKVFNIQHENPHQADSDAEVTAELLTILLKKLESLPYASLKILEKLSNSFKSDITYYISDLLQRKSESISKEASQFEEFRRIALKKRSFSLPQEEEDFVDFDEHLKRELADQMAVEIPNFTKRKEQYDYMHDLFNAFQHKNIILAEAGTGVGKTLGYLIPSAFFSKQNGKQVVISTSTIALQKQLLKKHVKTLEKIIPFQLKIASIQSKRNYLCLQKFEYVVGEQFDDNYDSILSKAMITVWLTETEHGELDELSLPSGGLHLWERVCCNDESENKRANPWFHKCFYQRAKSQLMLADLIITNHAYLLSTLKNKDHLINSVKTFVIDEAHALEETASKTFGITFSCLKYYQYLSRLSTTDSNEIVHRLYKIDEGISNREIWWKKVDHLVKEIKYESDELFRLLRDFILTKQNALDKENIRQSITLSKKNTSSQNWKVIQECANRLIHANNTLFTGCEQYLEQVDATNGSAYHRSIITEFKMIFEQLRGMKNGLYEILFDQNEQYICWMETEAKGSFHTTMLYSEKVDNADLIKQFLIEGRESIVLTSATMSIDESFAFIKSSLGIEKNNVIEKIYPVPNDFAQGMKVYIPNDLMGIKEISQEDYALQTSNTIRKIVNQVKGRTLVLFTAFDLLKQTYDHLIHDLDNLNSSVLAQGFSPGGKQKLIKQFLQSKQTILLGTNTFWEGIDLPNEELDCLIIVRLPFTNPEKPMFIAKSNLLKKSGENSFSSLALPLAVFKFRQGYGRLIRNEKDQGSLFVLDNRIINTNYGAEFLKLIPNNKIRINTIDELLKDF from the coding sequence ATGAATAAGTTTGTGGTCGTTGACCTAGAAACAACTGGAAATAATAATAGAGGTCAAGATCGAATTATTCAAATTGCAGCCTTTTTATTAGAAAGTGGAGAAGTTATAGAACAATTTTCGAGTTTTATTAATCCAAATATGGCCATCCCAGCATTTATTTCAGAATTAACGGGGATATCTGATGAAATGGTTCTACATGCACCTCAATTTGAGCAAATCGCTGATGAACTATATCCAATGTTTCAAGATGCCTATTTCGTTGCACACAATGTGCATTTTGACTTAACTTTTTTACAAAAAGAATTCGAGCGAATTGGATTACCAAAAATTTCACCATTAGCTCTAGACACAGTAGAGTTAACGAGAATTTTGTTTCCTACATTAACTAGTTATAAATTATCTGATTTAGCGAAAGTATTTAATATTCAACACGAAAATCCTCATCAAGCCGATAGTGATGCTGAGGTTACAGCTGAATTATTAACCATTTTATTAAAAAAGCTAGAAAGCTTACCTTATGCTTCTTTAAAAATTTTAGAAAAACTTAGTAATAGCTTTAAAAGTGACATTACATACTATATATCCGATCTTCTTCAAAGAAAATCTGAATCAATTTCAAAAGAAGCGAGTCAGTTTGAAGAATTTAGAAGAATTGCGCTTAAAAAAAGAAGCTTTAGTTTGCCACAAGAGGAAGAAGATTTCGTAGATTTTGATGAACATCTTAAACGAGAGCTTGCCGATCAAATGGCTGTGGAAATCCCAAATTTTACGAAAAGAAAAGAACAATATGATTATATGCATGATCTATTCAATGCTTTTCAACATAAAAATATCATTCTGGCTGAAGCTGGCACAGGTGTAGGTAAGACATTAGGGTATTTAATTCCATCAGCATTTTTTTCAAAACAAAATGGAAAACAAGTTGTAATCAGCACTAGTACAATTGCATTACAGAAACAGCTATTGAAAAAACATGTAAAAACACTTGAAAAAATCATACCTTTTCAATTGAAAATTGCATCGATTCAAAGTAAAAGAAATTATTTATGTCTCCAAAAATTTGAATATGTTGTTGGAGAACAATTTGATGATAATTACGATAGTATTTTATCAAAAGCAATGATCACTGTATGGTTAACAGAAACTGAACATGGAGAATTAGATGAATTATCACTTCCATCAGGAGGCCTGCATTTATGGGAGCGGGTATGTTGTAATGATGAAAGTGAAAATAAAAGAGCAAATCCATGGTTTCATAAATGTTTTTATCAAAGGGCAAAAAGTCAATTAATGCTAGCCGATTTAATTATTACTAATCACGCTTATTTATTATCGACTTTAAAAAATAAAGATCATTTGATTAATTCAGTTAAAACATTTGTTATTGATGAAGCACATGCTCTTGAAGAGACCGCTTCAAAAACCTTTGGTATCACGTTTTCTTGTTTAAAATATTATCAATATTTGAGTCGATTAAGTACGACTGATAGTAATGAGATTGTTCACCGTTTATACAAAATAGATGAAGGTATATCTAATAGGGAAATATGGTGGAAAAAAGTTGATCATTTAGTAAAAGAAATTAAGTATGAATCAGATGAGCTTTTTAGATTATTACGAGATTTTATTTTAACAAAACAAAATGCACTAGATAAAGAAAATATCAGACAATCGATTACACTTAGCAAAAAGAATACATCAAGTCAAAATTGGAAGGTTATTCAAGAATGTGCTAATCGATTAATTCATGCAAATAATACTTTGTTTACGGGTTGTGAGCAGTATTTAGAGCAAGTTGATGCGACAAACGGTTCGGCATATCATCGTTCAATCATTACGGAATTCAAAATGATTTTTGAACAATTAAGAGGCATGAAAAACGGTCTTTATGAAATATTGTTCGATCAAAATGAACAGTATATATGCTGGATGGAAACTGAAGCAAAAGGTTCATTTCACACAACTATGCTTTATAGTGAGAAAGTAGATAATGCTGATTTAATAAAACAATTTTTAATTGAAGGAAGAGAATCAATAGTTCTTACTTCTGCTACGATGTCGATTGATGAATCATTCGCATTTATAAAGTCATCATTAGGAATTGAAAAAAACAATGTAATCGAAAAAATTTATCCAGTTCCAAATGATTTTGCACAAGGAATGAAAGTATATATTCCAAATGATTTAATGGGAATAAAAGAGATTTCACAAGAAGATTATGCATTGCAAACATCAAATACTATTCGTAAAATTGTTAATCAAGTAAAAGGAAGAACATTAGTTTTATTTACAGCATTTGATTTATTAAAACAAACATATGATCATTTAATACATGATTTAGATAATTTGAATTCGTCCGTTTTAGCTCAAGGTTTCTCTCCTGGAGGAAAACAAAAGTTAATAAAACAGTTTTTACAATCTAAACAAACAATTTTGTTAGGGACAAATACTTTTTGGGAAGGAATTGACCTACCTAATGAAGAATTAGATTGTTTAATCATTGTACGATTACCGTTTACAAACCCTGAAAAGCCTATGTTTATTGCTAAATCAAATTTACTAAAAAAATCAGGAGAAAACTCTTTCTCAAGTTTAGCTTTACCGTTAGCTGTATTTAAGTTTAGACAAGGTTATGGTCGTCTAATTCGAAATGAAAAAGATCAAGGTTCGTTATTTGTTTTAGATAATCGAATAATAAATACAAATTACGGTGCTGAATTTTTAAAGTTAATACCAAATAACAAAATTAGAATTAATACAATCGATGAATTATTAAAAGATTTTTAA
- a CDS encoding DnaD domain-containing protein has translation MLEVFEVNNNSILNWIQLGNISIPNILLSSYSSFGISEEELVMILQLYSFQQQGHTFPTPTQLAQIMSINEQKCMEVIRELLKKGLLEITEEIDDHNLRCEAYSLAPLWLKLINHNENGQQPLETPTIPSIIEQAEESIYSVFEKEFGRLLSPFEIETLTMWMDQDDHNEKLIKTALKEAVISGKLNFRYIDRILFEWKKNGIKQVEQAINYSKHFRKKETREPQNETKYTGSIPFYNWLEK, from the coding sequence ATGCTAGAGGTGTTCGAAGTGAATAATAATAGCATTTTAAACTGGATACAACTTGGAAATATAAGTATTCCAAATATACTTCTTAGTAGTTATTCTTCTTTTGGCATTAGTGAAGAAGAACTTGTCATGATTCTACAACTTTACTCATTTCAGCAGCAGGGTCATACGTTTCCAACACCTACTCAATTAGCACAGATTATGTCAATAAATGAACAAAAATGTATGGAAGTTATACGTGAACTTCTTAAAAAAGGTCTATTAGAAATAACGGAAGAAATTGACGATCACAATTTACGATGTGAAGCATATTCACTTGCACCACTATGGTTAAAGTTAATTAACCATAATGAGAACGGTCAACAACCATTAGAAACGCCTACCATCCCTTCAATTATTGAACAAGCTGAGGAATCAATTTATTCAGTGTTTGAAAAAGAATTTGGTAGACTATTATCTCCATTTGAAATTGAAACGTTAACAATGTGGATGGACCAAGATGATCATAATGAAAAATTAATAAAAACCGCATTAAAAGAGGCAGTTATTAGTGGCAAGTTAAATTTTCGTTATATAGATCGTATTTTATTTGAGTGGAAGAAAAACGGAATTAAACAAGTAGAACAAGCAATTAACTATAGCAAGCATTTTAGAAAAAAAGAAACAAGAGAACCACAAAACGAAACAAAGTATACAGGATCAATTCCTTTTTATAATTGGCTTGAAAAGTAA
- the nth gene encoding endonuclease III, producing the protein MINKQQIGEALKIIGDMFPDAHCELNHKNPFELVVAVALSAQCTDVLVNKVTKNLFEKYKEPEDYLKVPLEELQNDIRSIGLFRNKAKNIQKLSEMIINDFNGEVPRTREELVKLPGVGRKTANVVMSVAFNIPAIAVDTHVERVSKRLAICRWKDSVLEVEETLMKKVPIDDWGVTHHRLIFFGRYHCKAQRPSCEVCPLLEMCREGKKRMKVKKENVK; encoded by the coding sequence ATGATAAATAAACAACAAATAGGTGAAGCTCTTAAAATAATAGGTGATATGTTCCCTGATGCACATTGTGAATTAAATCATAAAAATCCTTTTGAATTAGTAGTAGCGGTAGCTTTATCTGCGCAATGTACTGATGTTTTAGTAAATAAAGTGACAAAAAATCTTTTTGAAAAGTATAAAGAACCCGAGGACTATTTAAAAGTTCCATTAGAAGAACTTCAAAATGACATTCGTTCAATAGGTCTTTTCAGAAATAAAGCAAAAAATATTCAGAAATTAAGTGAAATGATTATTAATGATTTTAATGGAGAAGTGCCACGCACAAGAGAAGAGCTAGTGAAATTGCCTGGTGTCGGTAGAAAGACTGCTAATGTAGTAATGTCTGTCGCATTTAATATACCAGCAATTGCTGTTGATACTCATGTAGAGAGGGTTTCTAAAAGACTAGCAATTTGTCGTTGGAAAGATTCAGTTCTTGAAGTGGAAGAAACACTAATGAAGAAAGTGCCAATTGATGATTGGGGAGTAACGCATCATCGATTAATATTCTTTGGAAGATATCATTGCAAGGCGCAAAGACCGAGTTGTGAAGTGTGTCCGTTACTCGAAATGTGTAGAGAAGGAAAAAAACGGATGAAGGTGAAAAAAGAAAATGTCAAATAA
- a CDS encoding YpmA family protein — MNSNIEVLSTTKIEYTKDLYKIVDSLNRTLKEKDLMFGLALDKENQEYAVFTIYRT, encoded by the coding sequence ATGAATTCAAATATTGAAGTATTATCAACAACTAAAATCGAATACACAAAGGATTTATACAAAATTGTTGATAGTTTAAATCGTACTTTAAAAGAAAAAGATCTTATGTTTGGACTAGCATTAGATAAAGAAAATCAAGAATATGCAGTATTTACAATTTATAGAACATAA
- a CDS encoding DUF5590 domain-containing protein — MKKWLVILGLSIILLSLFLVSTYQSATSKVNDDKKNAEELVVKQGYLKTVQHSDYYHGKEQAIVVSGKDNANNEMIAWIQDGNVITRKKSEGLTQKQIIDKVVNERSPKKIHKVKLGIENKIPLWEVVYIDQNGRYNFYYAAFENGELLKRYSI, encoded by the coding sequence ATGAAAAAATGGTTAGTCATCCTCGGATTAAGCATCATTTTACTATCATTATTTTTAGTTTCTACATATCAATCAGCGACCTCTAAGGTAAACGATGATAAAAAAAATGCCGAAGAGCTTGTGGTAAAACAAGGATATTTAAAAACTGTGCAACATTCCGATTATTACCACGGAAAAGAACAGGCGATTGTTGTGAGCGGCAAAGACAATGCAAATAATGAAATGATAGCATGGATACAGGATGGAAATGTTATTACTCGAAAGAAAAGTGAAGGATTGACCCAAAAACAAATCATTGACAAAGTGGTCAATGAGAGAAGCCCAAAAAAAATACATAAAGTAAAGTTAGGAATAGAGAACAAAATACCACTTTGGGAAGTAGTATATATAGACCAAAACGGCAGATATAATTTTTATTACGCTGCTTTCGAAAATGGAGAGCTTTTAAAACGTTATAGTATTTAG